In Bacillus toyonensis BCT-7112, a single window of DNA contains:
- the serC gene encoding 3-phosphoserine/phosphohydroxythreonine transaminase has translation MERVYNFSAGPSILPLPVLEKVQKELLNYNGTGMSIMEMSHRSSYFQSIIDEASSLLRELMNIPDGYEVLFLQGGASLQFSMIPLNIMNTYKKAGYVLTGSWSKKALQEAEKVGEVQVIASSEQEKFTTIPKLDGLLGNEKLDYVHITTNNTIEGTKYVDIPHLEEVPLVADMSSNILSERYDVTKFGLIYAGAQKNLGPAGLTIAIIKKDLIGGANRSCPTMLNYETYSKNNSLYNTPPSFSIYVTKLVLEWLKEQGGVSAIEEQNRMKSSLLYHFLDESKLFTSPVDPTYRSLMNIPFTTPSEELNNQFLQKAKERGFVTLKGHRSVGGMRASIYNAMPVEGVQQLVDYMKEFELENR, from the coding sequence ATGGAGAGAGTGTATAATTTTTCTGCAGGACCATCAATACTCCCTTTGCCAGTTTTAGAGAAGGTGCAAAAGGAGCTTTTAAATTATAACGGGACAGGCATGTCTATTATGGAAATGAGTCATCGATCTTCTTATTTTCAAAGTATTATTGATGAAGCGAGTAGCCTGCTTCGTGAATTAATGAACATTCCTGATGGGTATGAAGTTTTATTTTTACAGGGCGGTGCATCATTACAATTTTCTATGATACCGTTAAATATAATGAATACGTACAAAAAAGCAGGTTATGTACTGACTGGCTCATGGTCTAAAAAGGCACTGCAAGAAGCAGAAAAAGTAGGGGAAGTACAAGTGATTGCTTCTTCTGAACAAGAGAAGTTTACTACGATTCCTAAATTGGATGGTTTACTCGGTAATGAAAAACTAGATTATGTACATATAACAACGAATAATACAATTGAGGGGACAAAATATGTGGATATTCCACATCTCGAAGAAGTGCCGCTAGTTGCGGATATGTCCTCAAATATTTTATCAGAACGATATGATGTTACGAAGTTTGGCCTCATATATGCGGGAGCACAAAAGAATTTAGGGCCAGCGGGCTTAACGATTGCTATTATAAAAAAAGATTTAATTGGCGGGGCAAATCGCTCTTGTCCTACAATGTTAAACTATGAAACTTATAGTAAAAATAACTCCTTATATAATACACCGCCATCTTTTAGTATTTACGTAACGAAGCTTGTACTAGAGTGGTTAAAAGAACAAGGCGGGGTATCTGCGATTGAAGAACAAAATAGAATGAAATCGTCACTTCTTTATCATTTCTTAGATGAATCTAAATTGTTTACTTCACCAGTTGATCCTACGTATCGTTCACTTATGAACATTCCGTTTACAACACCGTCAGAAGAATTAAATAATCAGTTTTTACAAAAAGCGAAGGAACGCGGGTTCGTTACGTTAAAAGGACATCGTTCAGTAGGTGGCATGCGCGCTAGTATTTATAATGCGATGCCAGTGGAAGGTGTGCAGCAATTAGTAGATTATATGAAAGAATTTGAGCTTGAAAATAGATAG